CAAATTCCAAGACCAGAAGATAATTTATTGTGTTGTAACAGGAACTCCACTCTCTTtatctctctctttccctctctctccctctttggTGCCTGCTCCGAGCTGTGTCTGACAGcccccagcaggtccctgcaCTTGGCCCTGTGCAATAAACCCCAAGTTCCACTccctggcttcagagatctctcatcccagtccatccccaCCGTCCCAGCCCCGTTGCCCCCCCAGGGTTTCCCCCGGGTGTGACCCCGCCCTACCGAGGCCGCGGAAGTCGTTGGCGCGCACGGCCCCGATGCGGTTGAAGCGGGCGTACAGGAACGCGGTGTCCGGGGGCAGCGCCGGGATCTGCTCCAGCTCCGCCTCGTCGCAGTACACCGAGctgcccaggcacaggcacagcaggcagctgggcagccctgggaacaAGTCCTGACCCCATAAAATACCCCACGACAGAGGGAGGAGCTCATCCCGCCGTGGGGACGTGGGTCTGGGACACACGGAGCTGTCACAGCTCCCTGACCCCATAAAACACCCCAgaacaggaggagcagctcatCCCACCATGGGGACGTGGGTCTGGGACACACGGAGCTGTCACAGCTCCCTGAACCCATAAAATACCCCAGAACACTGGGAtctgcccaccctgccatggggacacgGAGTTGGTGACAcccagagctgtcacagctccCTGACCCCATAAAACACCCCAGAACAGCATAGGGACATGCACACACTGTGGGGACACAAATTCCGTGATACCAGAGCTGTCACAGCCCCCTGACCCCATAAAATACCCCAGAAAAGGACAAGGACTTGCTCACAATGTGGGGCCACAGAATCCATGGTACcagagctgtcacagctccCTGAGCCCATAAAACACCCCAGAACAGAAGGAGGAGTTCATCCCACCATGGGGACATGGATCTGTGACAcccagagctgtcacagccCCCTGACCCCATAAAATACCCCAGAACAGAGGGAGGATGTGTCCACCCTGCCCACATTTTGGGGACACAGAGTTTGTGACACCCAGAGTTGTCACAGCTCCCTGACCACATAAAATACCTCAGAACAACAGGAAGAGcccaccctgccatggggacacagAGTTTGTGACAcccagagctgtcacagccCCCTGACCCCATAAAACACCCCAGAACACCTGGatctgcccaccctgccctggggacagagtTGGTGACATCCAGAGCTGTCACAGCCCCACATCATCCAGGGAAGGGCCAGAAactcccagaaaaaaacaaattattaataaatgaaGTGCCCAGGATCAAATccctcctgcaggagaaggggagaTGAAAGCCcccaaattcagcttttttgcACCCAAAGCTCTCCTGGCCCCCTTCATTTTCCCACTGGAGGAAGCAGAACTCAAGGAAATTCTTTGGAATCAAGAAAAATTTGTCCCAGCTTCCCCCAaggccccagcacagggggcaGGAGGGGTAAAACTGAGCCCACCCCCCACACCTGatccccctcctctcccctgaGGTTCCCCATCCCTTCCAGGGGGGgttcagagcagctcagcaccgatttcctttctcctcccacctaatttttcccagcctggagtgacagaaaaggaataaagatATTTATCCTCGCTGCAGGATTTTAATTGTCACTAATTTAATTGCCACTGTCGCAAAGCCTCTGCTCATTAAAGCGTCTCTGCTTTGCTGGAGTTCATTCTTTCCCAGCAAattctctctctgcagccctcctgccttGCAGACTCAGCCCCAAACCCCTgcaaagagctgctggcagtgccagaattcccttttttccccccaaaacttCAGCTGTGCCATGTGGGGGTGCATCCCGAGGGAGCACAACTCACCCTGCCTGGGGATGGGCGCTGGGGGCACGGGGCCAGCCCCGCTCGGGGGCTGCAGATTTGGGGTTCCAGATGTGGTttcacccagctctgggagggtTTTGGGGTCCTTGGGGCGAGGAGCCAGGGTGCCAACCTCGAtctgcaaacacagctgggTGTGAGTTTGGTTTGTGCCACCCTCTGGGGAGGGTGGCACCGGTCAGGGTCACTGGGTTGGGGTCATGAATTCCTTCTTGGAAAGCTCTCCAAGCTGTCCAAGgaacccccccagccctgctggcccagaGGGACGAAGGAATCCTCACATCCAAGAGCTGGCAGGGGTTTGGCTCGGGTAAAACCTTCCCCaatcctgggagagctgccagggctgttcctcCTGCGGTGCCACATCCATCCCTGGCACCAAATCCCGGTCCCAGGGgctgtcctgtgtccccctcACCTTGGGGACAAGGTCCCCGTAGTCGTAGAGCTCCTCGTAGTTGCTCAGGTCCAGGATGTCCCCGTAGCTCTCCAAGGTCACCTCGTAGTTGTCCAGATCCAGGTTGTCATAGAGGGACAGCTCAGCCTTGGCCTTCTccaccttcctcctctccttggCTGGGACAGcccaaagtgtccccaggcacaggctggccacgcccagccagcccaggggacacaTCCTGCACTGGCTGGGGTCACCTGGAATGTCAccgagggctgggggtggggcCAGCCCTGGATGGGGGGACAGACGGCCCCAAATCCTGGGGGGGACAGacagccccaaatccctgggggGGGACAGACAGCCCCAAATCCGGGGGGGGACAGacatccccaaatcccacatgGGGGGGACAGacagccccaaatccctggtGGGGACAGACAGCCCCGGGAGGGGACAGACAGCCCCGGGAGGGGACATTCGGTGACCCTTTTGAGCGCATTTCACGCTCGGCTGTGCAGGAGAGGCCCCGCGGGGCTGCCCGGCTTTCCCAGCCCCGGGGGGTGCGGAGGGGGTCGGGGGGTGATGAGGGGGGTCGGGGGGTGATGAGGGGGGTCGGGGGGTGATGAAGGGGGTCGGGAGGGGATGAGGGGGGTCGGGGGGTGGTGAGGGGGGTCGGGGGGTGATGAGGGGGTCACGGCGCTCGTGGGGATGGGTGGAACCGGCCGCTGGCCCAAGCAGCCCAGCAGCCGAGGAGaaccagccccaggagccccagagTTTCTGTTCCCCCCTTCTGCTCCCACATCCAGGTCGAAATCCCGGtctaaatctgcttttccaaCATCCTGGCGGGCCAGAGGCCACGGGATCCGTGTGACAGCACGGGGACATCCCCCAGTCCTGACAGCTCCACATCCAAACCCTCCAGGGCCCATTCCCACAGAATTCCCTCCCTCCAGGCTCCCCTCGCGTGGAACACCCACGGCAGAGCAGGCCGAGGGTCCCGAccccctccagcctctcccaaatcccaaatccaccACCCAGCCCAGAGTTTTTTCACTCCATCCTGAGGATGCTGctcccaaattcctgctgttttcccccAGATCTCTGAGCCCTCTGtacccccccaaaccctcccatCCCCCAGCGGCCCCAGCCCGGGGGGAGCTCTGGAGGAGCCAAACGAGACCGGGACGGACCTACcccctgtccttcctcctcctcctcctcctcctcctcctcctcctcggcgTGGAGAGCCCcgctgggctgcaggggctgggaaagggctggggaaggctgcCGGGCTTTTAAGGCacggagaggaggaggaggaggaggaggaggaggaggaggaggaggaggaggaggaggagggggctgcTCGGGGGTCTGGCCGAGGGGACAGACAGGACTCGGCCAATCAAACCCGCGGTCCCCTGCTGGGTCCTTCCAttgtccccaaggccaccacCCCGGAGGTGGCTCCACTCCAACGGAGCCGTTTTGGGGTTTCTCGGGCAGGGGGGAGCCGCTGTGGGTGCAGGGggggctcagcactgctcccctCATTGGGGCAGGGTGTGGAACCCCCCCATACCCCCCTATGTGCCTTGTGAGGGGAGCCACCCCACTCCTGGCTGGGGGGATGTCACCGCGGGGCTGGCACACgccaggaggggcagggccagcacggcagcccctcctgggcagcctcgtgcccacccacccacccacggCCGCGAAAATGTTCCTGTCGCCAGCGGCGCATCGCCCCCCACGCACCCACCCACCCTCCCTGAGCACCCATCTGCTCGGTGAGGAGGGGGCGGCTGGGGACACCCCCGCAGTCCCTCAGCCCCCCCGTGGGCACCCGTAACCCCCTAACCCCCCgtgggcacccccagccccccgtgggcacctgcagccccccgTGGGCACCCgcagccccccaaacccccgtgggcccccgcagccccccagCCTCCCGTGGGCACCCGCAGCCCCCCGTGGGCACCCGCAGCCCCCGTGGGCACCcgctgccccccagcccccgcCGTGTCCCCCCCCGGCCAGGacggccccagccccgctcagCACGCGGCCCCGCTAATCTTCATTAAGCCCCTCATTAGGCGGCTCGGTGGGCACCGGGACGGAGCTGATGTGACAGCTGGGGGGGGGCTGTCACATCGACCTGGGGTGACAAAAGGGGGACCTGGCTCAGGGTCCCCTGGGAATTGGGGTCCCCGGGGTGAAGGGTCCCAAAGAGTGCAGGGGTCCCCAAGGACGAAGGGTCCCAAAGGACAGTGGGGTCCCAGGAGGTGAGGAAGTCCCCAAGGGTGAAGGGTCCCGGGGGATGAGGGGTCCCCGGGGATGAAGGGTCCCAAAGGATGAAGGGTCCCCAAGGGTGAAGGGGACCCGGGGGATGAGGGGTCCCCGGGGGTAAAGCAGTCTCTGGGAGTGAAGGGGAACCCCAGAACAGTGGGGTCTCCTGGGCAGTTGGGTCCCCAGAGCTGAAGGATCCCAAAGGGCAGTGGGGTCTTTGGGGGTGAAGGGTCCCAGAGGGGTGAAAGGCTCCCAGGAGTGAAgggtccccagggcagtggggtcCTCGGGGGGGAAGGGTCCCCCAGGCAGTGAAGGGTTCCCAAGGGTGAAGGGTCCCCCAGGGCAATGGGGTCTTTGGggtctttgcttttctgtcctGGCCCCATAAATgatgtcctgtccctgtccccacaagCAGCAGCCTCCTCTTGTCCCCCTCAGCATTCCCTGCACGGATGGTGTCACCTGGAaggtccctgtgcccctgtcACCATCCCAAACGTCCCTGAGTGCCCAAAGGGTCGGTGCCAACCCCTCAGAGGGGGaggtccctgctcagcaccccCAAATGGGGTGGGGGGGATTGACTGGAGCCAGAATTCCccctgatcccaatccctgGGGGatgcagcccctccccagcactgggagccccCGCCCCTCCAACCCCACTAATGAGGGGGTCCCAGCCTTCCCCTGAccccacaggagctgccagccccaatcccaatcccacgGGTGTTTGGGATCAGCTTTGGGGtgctcagctcccccagccttcGCTccctggggtggttttggggttttttggggaggggaagccgctgtgggtgcagggggggctcagccctgctcccctcatTGGGGTACGGTGGGGACCCCTACCCCAAAGTGCGGAGATGGCTCCGACTTCCCCTGGGAGAGAAACCCCCCCCGGCAGCGGGGGATTCACAGCGGGGTGAGGAAACAGTGGGATTGGGGTGGGGGGCGGCTGTGTGCGCGCTCTGCACACCACAAAGGCACACAAACCCCCTCGGTCCCCCCGGGAGCAGCCCCCCGACCCATCCCACATCCTCACACCTTCCCCCGCCGCCGTCCTCCCGCTCCACTCGGGATTCGCGGCGGGCAGCGGCTCTGGGGACGcgcgggaggaggaggaggaggaggaggaggaggaggaggagccgctgctgcccacccacccctgccccagccccggcgCCGATCCcgctgctgggagaggggctgcGACCCCATGGATGGGACCCCGAACCCTGAAATTTTAGAGGGAAGTATTCAGGAcgctgggatggggacagcaccCTGTGGATGTGTCCCTGCATCCCAGATTTTACAGGGAATGATGCAGGATGTTGGGATCAGGCTGTGGCCCCATGGATGTGGATGTAGGATTTTGGGATGGGGTTGTTATCCCTCAGGTGTGTCCCTGCATCCCAGATTTTACAGGGAAGGATTCAGGATGCTGAAATAGGGATGTGATCCCACAGATGTATCCCTGAATCCTCAGATTTTAAAGGGAACGATTCAGGATgttgggatggggctgtgcccccagggATGTGGTCCCTAATCCCAGATTTTAGAGGGAAGGATTCAGGAtgctgggatggtgctgtgaCCTCACAGATGTGTCCCTGCATCCCAGATTTTACAGGGAATGATGCAGGATTTTGGGATAGAGGTCTGGCCTCACAGATGTGTCCCTGCATCCCAGATTTTGGAACCCTGTGAcagatcccagctgctgccaggggtggGAGAGCAGCCTTGGAGATCTCCATGCTGATCCCGCCAGGAAATTCACCCCAGGGAGGTTTGTAGGGCTTTCCCTGGTCCTGTGGGGGCAGCTCACGGTTGTCACCCACCCTGGTGTTCAGTGTCACCTTCTGCCAGcgtgacacagccctgggagctgcagccaagaCGAGTCTCTCCTAATTAGCAGGGCTGCTCGTTAGGGAAGCACGTGGGGCAGGAACCTGGCCTGCGGGTGTGACACCGGCTCGGACAGCAAGCCAACCCCACAAACCCTGCTTTGGGGTCAAGGTTTGGGGTCAAATCCCaccccacaggcagggacaccttccaccagcccaggctgctccagcctgaccCTTGGAATTCAGGGGCATCcagggattctctgggaattccatcccagccaggaattccttcccaaattcAGCATCACTccaaccaaaaccccaaaccccaaaacccccaaaaacttTGGGAGATTGATCCCCAGGCAAGGAAATTTACCTGAGGAAGGTGAGGATGGATCAGGGAGAGGCTCGGGGTCCCTTGTGAACGATTTTAtttccactgctgcagggaGTGGGAGTGAAAATCCCAGGaagtggctgggctgggaggtgcaGGTGGCTTTGGGAATATCTGTACATTCTACCAGTCTATATACACATCagatataaatatacataaatcCAGGGGGGCCCCGTCCGGGTTTGGGGTGAAACCTCTCCCCCCCgctgcagagagagctgcaaAGGAGATTTTATCATCAGGGGAAAGCCTCCTTAATTAGCAGGAGGTTTTAATTaaggggaaaaggggagcatccctgtgccagctgcaggggggAGGACACGGTGCCCGTCCGTGGCCGTGCTGGGAAGGGTCAGTTCTGCTGGCTGCACACAAAGGAGCTTGCTTTGGTTTATTTAATGCTCATTGCAGTTGGATTTggattattctttttttttccttctctctaaTGCTCGGCCTTTAAATCCAAATCCTGAGagtcaggaagaaaagaagagaataaTCCCCCCTAAACCCGGACCCCCTATAAATGCAGGTACAGCTATGGGAGGGGGAAGCGATACAtgtggggatggggaagagCAGGGATAAAAATAGCCCTTCCAAAGGATggttcttcccttttcttctcccttccttttatttctaacaaataaaaggcaaaacccaGCCACGTGTGATTGGCTCCAGAGAGAAGCTGAGCCGTGGATGTGGCCCTGAATCCTCAGATCTCAGAGGGAAGGGtgcaggattttgggatggagctgtggcCCCACGGATGTGGATTCAGGATTTTGGGATGAGGCTGTGGTCCCATGGATGTGGCCCTACATCCTCAGATTTTACAGGGAATGAtgcaggattttgggatggggctgtggtCCCATGGATGTGGATTCAGGAttctgggatggggctgtggtCCCATGGATGTGGACTCAGGATTTTGGGCTGTGGTCCCATGGATCAGTGCTGGCATGGGGGAtttggagctgggcagggtctgctctTGCCCAGGGGTGAGGGAAGGtgtgccccaggcaggggcaggaccccctccctgctccacccCGGCAGatccacagctccaggagggatTCAGATCCTCCTCCTCCGGAGAAAGGAGGAGCCAAAGCTCCCCAGAAGGGTGACAGGagtgtccccatcccctgggaTGGCCTCATTGTCCATCCTCCCTCCACTTCCACGCATCCCACCAcgctcagctccagcccagcccccaaACCCACCGGGAATGgttcctctggagcagggacacgCCCCGAGCCCGGCGGCTCCGTCCGGACCGACCCCAAACCCTCCTCCTCCCAAACCCTGCGGGGCACCAAGGGAGAGACGGAACcggctgggggacagggacagcgaGCTGTGAccggggctggcagctgggacaCGGCGCTGTCCTGCAGAGAGCGGTCCCCAAGGAGCCACCGGTGTCCCcgcagggcaggagaaggagggaacGGGGAGAGGGATGGAGCGGGGAGTGAGCgggggggggagagggaggagagagggtcCCAGGTGTCAAAGGTCCGAGCAAAGCCGGGCCCGGGAGAGGCGGGGCAGGGCTAAAACACCACGGACTGCAGCAGGCGGAAACACAGCATCAGGTCCAGGGGGATGGGCGGCTTCAGGAGGTTCCCGTCCAGCCGCAGGTAGCGGAGCCGGGGGACGCTGTCCAGGTCGGAGGGAGAGAAATCCTGGATGGACACCAGCGAGGTGGGGCAGATCTGCGTGCCGTTGATTTCTgcggggacaggggacacagaggggagaGGGTTAGGGAAAAGGGAATGTGGGGAGGAGTGGGTTAGGGAAAAAGGGaatggggggaggaggaggagtgggttagggaaaaagggaatgtggggaggaggaggagtgggttagggaaaagggaatggggggaggaggaggagtgggttagggaaaggggaatggggagaggaggagtggGTTAGGGAAGGGGaatggggggaggaggaggagtgggttagggaaaaagggaatgtggggaggaggaggagtgggttagggaaaaggggaatggggagaggaggaggagtgggtTAGGAaaaggatggggagggaggaggaggggttgggaaggggaatggggagaggaggagtggGTTAGGGAAAGGGgaatggggagaggaggaggagtgggtTAGGGAAGGGGaatgtggggagaggaggaggagtgggtTAGGGAAGGGGAatgtggggaggaggaggaggagtgggttagggaaaagggaatgtggagaggagaaacagaaggatttgggttagggaaaaggaaatgtggagaagaggaagagcaggaatcAGGTTAGGGAAAAAGGAATGTGGAGAAGAGGAGCAGTGGGATTTGTGTTAGGGAAAGGGGAAtgtggagaggaggaagagcaggatgaAGGTTTGGGAAAAGGGAATGGGATTCAGGTTAAGGAAAAGGGGAATGTGGAGAGGAGGAACAGTGGGATGAGGGTTAGGAGAAAGGGAAtgtggagaagaagaagaacaggATTCAGGTTAAGGAAAAGGGATTGTGgacaggaggagcagtgggatgcAGGTTTGGGAAAAGGGAATGTGGACAGGGGGAAGAGCAGGATGTGGATTAGGGAAAAGGGAAtgtggagaagaggaagagcagtGGGATGGGGTTAGGGAAAAGGGGATGTGGGCAGGGATTTTTGAATCCCCCCTGCTATTGAACCCCAAATTTGGGTTGTTTTGCCACCAAAAGGGACaagcccaggctgctcaaagccccagcGAGAGGGAAAAGCTGGCTTTTGATCAGGAGCGAAGTAGGTCGGTTCCTCCGGAGCACAGCGAGGGATGCGGCGGCAttccagagagaaaaggagaagggatcATCCCGCCCCCGGAGCCTGCCGAGCCCGCCCCGAGCTTCCCGAAAAAACATCGAGGAATCCCGCTCCAGCCCTGTCGTGCCGGAGATAACATCAGCACCcggctggctgctgcctctggaattccacctgtccctgcccagccgcGGCATTCCTCATGGAAAATAAACCCTGGGATTCTGAGGTCAGCACCCGGCTCCAGGGATGGAAACCTTCgaaaatccagggaaaacaggCGAGGAAAAGCTGGGCCAGGACGGGCACTGGATTTCTCTCCATGTAAAACCAGCAGGACTTGGATACTGGGAgtgtgggaaggcagcagggtcCCCCCCCGGGTTTAAATTGGAGGgtgtttgatttaaaaaattaaaattaaaattaaaattaaaattaaaatttaaatttaaattttgcacCCCCAGGTCTCCCCTGGTTGAAATTTGATTAAAATTCCGATTAAGGAGGTGAGATCTCAGCAGGGTCCTGGAGCTCCAACAGTGGAAACATCTGGGGAAACcaggaatcctggaatgctggaatggtttgggacCATAGAGACCACccaggggcaccttccactatcccaggttgctccaagccccatccaacctggccttggactcttccagggatggagcagccacagcttctctgggaattcaaTCCCAGGCCCTCACCTCTCTCCCAGAGAATAATTCctccccaatatcccatccatccctgcctctggaGGTGGGAAGcaattccctgtgtcctgttccCCCATCCCTCATCCCAACtccatctccagctctcctggagcccctttaggtgCTGGAAAGCTGAACGGGAATGCAGTGGGATTCTGTCTCCTCCTCTGTTTCCCCACATCCCAGGCTCCTCTCCCATGGAATTGCAGCTGGATTTCCCTGGAATGCtgtgggacagccctggcagctctgcctccatgGCAGCCTTGTTCTCCCCATTCCTTCCCCGCTCTGGGATGTTCCCTCCCCATCCCGAGCCTTGGGTTTGGAATCTGTCCCTAAAACCCCTGCCCGGGCTCTCCTCGTGGAATATCCCGATTTTTGCCAGGGGGAAGAGCCCTTCCAAGGGCAGGTGGCCCCAAAGAGGACAACTGGGAAAagtcc
The Serinus canaria isolate serCan28SL12 chromosome 26, serCan2020, whole genome shotgun sequence genome window above contains:
- the OPTC gene encoding opticin, which translates into the protein MCPLGWLGVASLCLGTLWAVPAKERRKVEKAKAELSLYDNLDLDNYEVTLESYGDILDLSNYEELYDYGDLVPKIEVGTLAPRPKDPKTLPELGETTSGTPNLQPPSGAGPVPPAPIPRQGLPSCLLCLCLGSSVYCDEAELEQIPALPPDTAFLYARFNRIGAVRANDFRGLEKLKRIDLSSNSISWADADAFRGLPSLQELLLPENRLTALPELPRSIVRLDARLNRIPSAGLRPEAFRDLKQLQFLHLSDNQLDFIPVPLPESLRSLHLQNNNIQTMHEDTFCDSQEQGQIRRALEDIRLDGNPINLSLFPNAFSCLPRLPTGRFS